From Nicotiana tabacum cultivar K326 chromosome 15, ASM71507v2, whole genome shotgun sequence, the proteins below share one genomic window:
- the LOC142169818 gene encoding secreted RxLR effector protein 78-like, protein MTSPNRFGKGANQWQIFERSLLGTSTEALPAINLTVIQDGAGESLHTILLWGHELVKGYGRKGLSPRCRMELDMQKAYDSLEWVFIEQILIGLAFPDKFVKWIMSCLKIVSHSILVNGRPTTPFDAKKGLRQGDPLFPFLFVLAMEYLTKVLKTLR, encoded by the exons atgacatcaccaaatAGGTTTGGCAAAGGAGCGAATCAGTGGCAGATATTCGAAAG GAGTCTTCTGGGCACATCTACTGAAGCTTTACCCGCAATTAACCTTACAGTTATTCAAGATGGGGCT GGAGAGTCATTACATACAATATTATTATGGGGGCATGAACTAGTTAAAGGGTATGGAAGAAAGGGTTTATCACCTAGATGTAGGATGGAGTTAGACATGCAAAAGGCATATGATTCCTTGGAGTGGGTGTTCATAGAACAAATACTTATTGGGTTGGCTTTTCCTGATAAATTTGTTAAATGGATCATGAGTTGTCTAAAGATAGTGTCTCACTCTATTCTTGTAAATGGGAGGCCGACTACACCATTTGATGCCAAGAAAGGCCTGAGGCAAGGGGATCCATTATTCCCTTTCTTGTTTGTACTAGCGATGGAATATTTAACTAAAGTGCTGAAAACCCTAAGATAA